A window of Thermodesulfobacteriota bacterium genomic DNA:
AAACTCATGGCCAAACAGATAAAATATTAACTCCTGATACAATACGATCTGTTTTTAAGGTGGAGACAAAAATCTATTTTGAGCCGTATTCAAATTCAAAGCAGGTTGTTTTTAAGAGATGAAAAATCAGGTATTAAAAATAGTTAAGACCTTTTTTTCTCTGGTAGCCATTGAAGCATTATGCCATCTTGTAGCTATCAGTGCATTGGCTTCGAACTTTTGTGTAGTAAATAAAAGCAGAATAATCGATCAGGCAGGCAGGAGTATTAGTGTTGAAAAACCGTTTAAAAGGATTATTTCTCTTTACGGCGCTCATACTGAAAACCTGTTTGCATTAGGCCTTGAAAAAGAAATTATCGGTGTATCGCGAAACGAGGCTTTTCCTGAAAAAGCAAAGACAAAGCCGGTCTTTTCATATCATGATGATCCTGAAAAGTTTTTAGCAGCTTGCCCCGATCTTGTTTTAATACGACCCATGATCGACCGCGGTTATCCACAGTTGATGGCAAGGCTGGAAAAGAGTAAAATTAAAGTCATATCATTACAGCCTGCTACAGTAGATGAAATGTTCAACTACTGGAAGATACTTGGCATTCTTACAGGAAAACAGAATGAAGCATCAGATATGACCCGGCATTTTAAAAAAAGGGTATCTTTTATTAAATCCAGAACAAGAGATCTGACTTTTAAAAAAAAGGCATATTTTGAAGCCATACACAAGAGAATGAAAACCTTTTCCCCTGACTCAATGGCAATATTTGCCCTTGAAACAGCAGGGGGGATAAATATCGCAATAGACGCAAAACCGATAAGGAAAACAAATATCGCAGCTTATGGCAAAGAACGAATCCTCTCCCATGCTGCTGAAATAGATGTCTATCTTGCACAAAATGGAGCCATGAACTGCCCAACAATATCTCTTATTAAAAACGAAACAGGATTCAGGTTAATCAAGGCGGTAAGAGAAGACCAGGTATATATTATTGATGAAATGATAGTATCGCGACCTACTTTAAGGCTTCTTAAAGGAATACAGGAAATCGGCAAAATTCTTTATCCGGAAATCTTTATTGAGAATTAGGACACAGATTTGCACAGATTAACACGGATTTTCATAATGTTGGGATTTTCCATAGCAGATAAAAATAATATATCTGTGTAATCCGTGTTTCTCCGTGTCCTATTTGGGAAACAAAAGTTATAAAAATAAGGAGATTATTATTAAAGGATTCGTAATAGCCGGAACTCAGAGTGGATGCGGAAAGACAACCATCTCTCTTGGGCTCATGGCAGCTTTAAAGAGACACAGGCTTAATGTTGCACCTTTTAAAGTTGGCCCGGATTTTATAGATCCCGGGCATCATTCAAGAATAACAGGTGCTGTCAGCAGAAATTTAGATGGCTGGATGCTGCCGAAAGATTACAACCTTAAATGCTTCAGAAAAAATGCAAGGAAAGCGGATGTTGCTGTAGCAGAAGGCGTGATGGGACTTTTTGATGGGTATGATGGTAGAAGTGAAGCAGGCTCAACTGCTCAAATGGCAAAATGGCTCGGGCTTCCGGTTATACTGGTGGTTAATGCAAAGAGTATGGCTCGCAGTGCAGCAGCACTTGTCCAGGGGTTTGAACGGTTTGATAAAGATCTAACTTTTGCAGGTGTTATTTTTAATAATATCGGAAGTAAAAGGCACTTTGAATATTTAAAAGAAGCCCTTAAAGACAATGTCAAAATGCTATGCATGGGTGGCATTCCCTATAGCAAAGATATTACAATGCCGGAAAGGCATCTTGGTCTGGTTACATCTCAGGAACATCCATTATCAGATAAGTATAAAGACAGGCTTGCAGATCATATTGAAAAAAATATCGACATAAAAACACTTCTTGATTTACTCCCGGAAGTTAAAAGTACCCAAGAAAAGTCTGAAGATGCAGATTTTACAATTAGAGCGGATGTAAGGATCGGACTTGCCAGGGACAATGCCTTTTGCTTTTATTATCAGGACAACCTAGACATGCTGGAAAAAAATGGTTCGCAGCTTGTCGAATTTTCACCCATGGATGACAAGAGCCTTCCGGAAAATCTTGACGGGATTTATCTGGGAGGGGGCTATCCTGAGCTTTTCGCAAAGCAACTTTCAGATAATGTGAAGATGCGAAGACAAATAAAGGAAAGCAGCAAAAGAGGTATGCCTGTTTACGGAGAGTGTGGCGGGTTTATGTATCTTTGCAGAGAAATCCGGGACACAAAAGGGAATACATATCCGATGATCGGCTGTTTTGATTTTGCAACACAAATGTTTACACGGTTGAAATCACTTGGTTATAGAGAGATAAAGCTGGTCAGAGATACGCTGACGGGAAAACGTGGTGAGACCATTAGAGGACATGAATTTCACTATTCGGAAATAAAAGTGCCAAAAGATAAAAACGAAGATAAAAACGGAGATAGAAACAAAGCAGAAACGGTTTATGACGTTTCAGCAAGAGCAGGAATAAATAAAACAGATGAAGGCTACATAGTCAACAGAACACTCGGCAGTTATATACATCTTCATTTTGGCAGCCGCCCGGAGGCGGCTGCATGTTTTGTTGAATTCTGTCGAAATTACAAAAGAGAATCCATCTATGAAACCCGATGAAATTGAAACCTTAAGTTTTAAGATAATAGACGAAGAAGCAGGCAGGCATAACTTTCCTTCCGAAAAGTGGTCTGTCGTGCGACGGGTGATCCATACTACAGCCGATTTTGAATATATCAGGTCTGTTCGTTTTCATCCAGATGCCATATCATGTGGAATAAATGCCTTACGAAATGGAAAAAAGATCGTCACTGATACCAACATGGCAAGAGTGGGAATCAGAAAAAGCGATCTTGAAAGCTTCGGCACGGAAGTAAAATGTTTTATGTCTGATCCCGAAGTTGGCCGGATTGCATCAAAAACCGGGGTTACCAAAGCAAAAGCAGCAGTTGATGCGGCAATATCCGATATGGAAGACGGTATTTACGTAATAGGGAATGCTCCCACAGCCCTTTTGCGGCTTATAGAGTTGGTAAAAGATAAAAAAGCAAAACCTGCTCTGATTATCGGACTTCCAGTGGGGTTTGTAAATGCTGCGAAATCTAAAGCCGCACTTGTTGAAATTGATTATCCGTATATTACAAATAAGGGAAGAAAAGGCGGTTCCAATGTTGCTGCCAGTGTGGTGAATGCGCTGGCAAAACTGGCTATATTAAATTCGTAACGAGGAGATAATGAACAAGAAAAAAGCAGGAAGTTTATACGGCATAGGGGTAGGACCGGGTGATCCGGAACTTATTACAATAAAAGCCTCAAAAATATTAAACAGGGTTGATGTAGTTTTTGCAGCAGCATCTACGAAAAACAGTTACAGTCTGTCTGTAAGCATTGCAAAGCCCCATATTCCGGAAACAACTTCAGTAAGAATGCTATCTTTTCCAATGACAAGAGATAAGAAAAAGACTGAACAGGCATGGAAAGATCATGCACATACAATTATAAAAGAGCTTGAACTCGGTAGAGATGTTGCTTTTTTAACATTGGGAGATTGCATGACCTATTCCACCTATGGATATGTTTTAAAGCATATTCGCAAGATTGCACCCAACGTGAAAGTAAAAAATATACCAGGGATTACTTCATACCAGGCAGCAGCATCCAGTCTTAACACACCGTTAGTCGAAGGTGAAGAAACGCTCATGGTTGTTTCAGGTGCCAGGGGTGGAGAACATCTAAGGCAGCTTTCCGTCAAACCGGAATGCATAGTTTTTCTAAAAGCATACAAAAATGTTGAAGATATTAACTCTGCACTAAATGAAACCGGAGTTTATAAAAGCAGTGTCGGAGTTAAAAACTGCGGGCATCAGGAAGAAGAAATCATCAGGAATATTGATAAGCTTGGCAAAAGAAAGCCGGATTACTGGACTTTGATTATCGCAAAACAAAAAGATGATGCATAAAGAGGCAAAGCCAAAATACATATCGCTGACAGTATCCTTTGCTTTGTCTGCTGCTGTG
This region includes:
- the cobI gene encoding precorrin-2 C(20)-methyltransferase, with protein sequence MNKKKAGSLYGIGVGPGDPELITIKASKILNRVDVVFAAASTKNSYSLSVSIAKPHIPETTSVRMLSFPMTRDKKKTEQAWKDHAHTIIKELELGRDVAFLTLGDCMTYSTYGYVLKHIRKIAPNVKVKNIPGITSYQAAASSLNTPLVEGEETLMVVSGARGGEHLRQLSVKPECIVFLKAYKNVEDINSALNETGVYKSSVGVKNCGHQEEEIIRNIDKLGKRKPDYWTLIIAKQKDDA
- a CDS encoding precorrin-8X methylmutase; the encoded protein is MKPDEIETLSFKIIDEEAGRHNFPSEKWSVVRRVIHTTADFEYIRSVRFHPDAISCGINALRNGKKIVTDTNMARVGIRKSDLESFGTEVKCFMSDPEVGRIASKTGVTKAKAAVDAAISDMEDGIYVIGNAPTALLRLIELVKDKKAKPALIIGLPVGFVNAAKSKAALVEIDYPYITNKGRKGGSNVAASVVNALAKLAILNS
- a CDS encoding cobyrinate a,c-diamide synthase; the protein is MSYLGNKSYKNKEIIIKGFVIAGTQSGCGKTTISLGLMAALKRHRLNVAPFKVGPDFIDPGHHSRITGAVSRNLDGWMLPKDYNLKCFRKNARKADVAVAEGVMGLFDGYDGRSEAGSTAQMAKWLGLPVILVVNAKSMARSAAALVQGFERFDKDLTFAGVIFNNIGSKRHFEYLKEALKDNVKMLCMGGIPYSKDITMPERHLGLVTSQEHPLSDKYKDRLADHIEKNIDIKTLLDLLPEVKSTQEKSEDADFTIRADVRIGLARDNAFCFYYQDNLDMLEKNGSQLVEFSPMDDKSLPENLDGIYLGGGYPELFAKQLSDNVKMRRQIKESSKRGMPVYGECGGFMYLCREIRDTKGNTYPMIGCFDFATQMFTRLKSLGYREIKLVRDTLTGKRGETIRGHEFHYSEIKVPKDKNEDKNGDRNKAETVYDVSARAGINKTDEGYIVNRTLGSYIHLHFGSRPEAAACFVEFCRNYKRESIYETR
- a CDS encoding ABC transporter substrate-binding protein — translated: MKNQVLKIVKTFFSLVAIEALCHLVAISALASNFCVVNKSRIIDQAGRSISVEKPFKRIISLYGAHTENLFALGLEKEIIGVSRNEAFPEKAKTKPVFSYHDDPEKFLAACPDLVLIRPMIDRGYPQLMARLEKSKIKVISLQPATVDEMFNYWKILGILTGKQNEASDMTRHFKKRVSFIKSRTRDLTFKKKAYFEAIHKRMKTFSPDSMAIFALETAGGINIAIDAKPIRKTNIAAYGKERILSHAAEIDVYLAQNGAMNCPTISLIKNETGFRLIKAVREDQVYIIDEMIVSRPTLRLLKGIQEIGKILYPEIFIEN